TTGTGTAGGTATAAGAGCGAGAAACCTCCTCCTGGAAGGCAGTCTCCAAAACATTCAGGATAGATTTGCGGACTTTATCCTTGAAATCTTGTCCCATGAAGACATACAGCAGTGGGTTCAGGCAACTGTTGAGAAAGGCCAGGCTGGTTGCAATGGGGACTCCGATAGTAGTGACATGGTCTAATGTTTCGCTTGCATGATTAGCCATGTGATTTACCAGCTCAATTAAAGCCATGATGTGATAAGGAGCCCAGCACAGGAAAAAAGTGGTGATAACTGCAGCGATGATCTTAAAGGGGCGACTTGACTGGCTGGCCAGGGTGCGGTTTCTTCTGAGACGATGGATTATCACAGCATAGCAGGAGACAATGACAGTGAAGGGGACAACAAATCCCAGGAGGAAGCGGGTGATGGTCATGGCCTGATGACGAAACTGTCGCAGCTGATTCACAGATGGCGTTTCATAATCATCAGAAAAGGCAAAGTTGTTGAAGCAGTTGATGATGTCGTCATTGTTATACGATGGTCCTGTATCCCTGAAGATGAAGTATGGAGCGCTGAGAATCAGAGCCAGTATCCAAACACCCAGACTCACACCGGACGCCTTCTGCACACTTCGGTGGTTCTGGGCCCAGACGGGCCACACCACAGACACATATCTGTCCACACTGATCACCACCAGAATGTAGACACTGGCAAACATGTTCAGGAAGCTTATAGTGCTGTTCAGTTTGCACATGAATCTGCCGAAAGGCCAGTGAAAATCCAAAGCTGTGTAGGTCACACTCAGGGGCAGGAATGCCGTGAAGAGGAAGTCGGCCACAGCAAGGTTGAGGAACCAAACTGTGttaactgttttcttcatcttgAACCCGGTCACCCAAATAACCACTCCATTCCCGAGCACACCAAGAACAAAGGCCAGGCAGtaaacaatgagagacatgATGTTGAGAGACTGTCTCAGCTCAGCATGCTCATCCTTATAGTCATACTCATCGTCGTCCTCATACAAGGAGCCATTTCTTCCAGTGGCATCTGTTGCATTGATGTGGTAGAAAGGGGTAGCGGTCATTAGATCCATCATTGTCTTGAGagctacaataaaaaaaaaaaaaaaaattatctttttaCATTTAACCTAGAGGTCAATAGCACTCCTTAATGATGCATGAGATTAATGATTTCCTAAATCACTTTCATTAAAGTCCACTCTTGAAAACCGTCCCCAACTACTGCTTCAGAGACAATCACAGCTACTCAACAAGACCCAACTCAACAGATGTTATTCTTTTTAGATCCATAAGTTCAATGGGCAAAAAATATCTTTCATATATGGCTGCAATTGAATGGAAATAAAGTCATATCTCTAAAACTGATTGAAGCACAGACAAATTGGAAATTGTATGTGCCAAACcgtgcacccccccccccccccccccccccccNNNNNNNNNNNNNNNNNNNNNNNNNNNNNNNNNNNNNNNNNNNNNNNNNNNNNNNNNNNNNNNNNNNNNNNNNNNNNNNNNNNNNNNccccccccccccccccccccttcactTATGTCAATTCTGCAAAAAGCCTCATAGAAGATGCTGTCCACACAGACATGACTGGCAACAGTCagatcataataataataacatttagAGGAAAGTTTCCCAACTGCCTGTGTCTTTGAAACTTAATATTAAGgctgaaaaacatcatttacATCAGCGCACATATGAAACGGGAACTCTAGAAACCACACTATAACCACTACTGAACAACAGAAAGTGTTCCCACACTCTGTAGATACAGAATATGGGATATATATTGCGTATCTAGGCTTAATTAAAGGTTGACAGTATTTGCATTGTTAATTGCTCACAAAGACCTTTGTAGACTTCAAAGCGCAGCAGCTCTCAGACGATGCGGTTCAAATTCCAGACTGAGATGTTTGCCAGATCATGCAATATAACTGCAGCCTCATCAGAtgcttttattgtctttttttccctgagTGAAAAGTTTTCAGAGGATAACAGAAGTACAGTACCTTCCTAAAAAGGGCCAGTCCTTCGAGGATGCGTCCGCTGCAAAAGCTACACCGGACCTGTCTGAGTAGTCTGTGGAAACCGTGGAGCTCTGATCCCTGACTCCTTAAATATGTGACGTCATCGCTCGCATCGAGGCGGGACCTCAAGATGCTCGCACCCTCCTCCTTTGAAGACTATTAAACCTCTTGCACTAGGCCTGTAGTCTGTAGTTTGGCACCATATGCAGTGCAGTTCAAGTAAATCCAAATCAAAACACAGATCTGGCTTCATTGATGGGTTACATATGCGTGGGTTACATAAATGCATACTGTGgatgtgtatataatgtacaGACATTTAGTTATACAGAGTGATACATGCTTCTGTCTCAATAGCAGTTTTTATCCCTAATCTGAGGTCTGACGCAAAACTCCTGCAGAGACATGCCTTCTCCAAGCGATAGAGCCTTTGTCCTTTGGGAAAGTCCAAAAGTGAAAACACAGAGTAACCAAACAACTAAATGCATAAATTGTGGGTTGTTGAGATGAGTACTTGAGAAAGAGTGGAGCTGTGACTTCTCATGTGCAGTCGTGATCCTGCTGCGTaatgtgtttttcactgtgTGGGTTGACCTCACGTTTGCTTGAGGTTAAGCGTGATTGCACTGTGTTGAATCGACATCTGAGCAAGTAGGTTACATATTTTTAATGTCCCATGCCTTCATCCTGCGGCACTATAAGAAAGTCACAGAAGCATCTGTCGATAATTTAGGGTTGCCGTGCAGTTTTATAAAATAGCAGGCTACTCCCTCTGTGCCTCTGTCCACTTGAAGCTGGACACATAAACAGCGGTGCCTCTGTAGAGTCAAACCTGCAAACAAATCAAACCTGCAGTCAGAGTTCATCTGTTTGAAGCACATTATTGGAATAGGGGCAATGTCAGATGACTAAATTATTTACACATTACCCATCTGGGCATCCACAGTTGGCCCCCATGTGGATCCCGGGTGCAATCCCACTTTAACCCCATTTGGGCAGGTGGGGCCTAGATGGGTCTTGCATGAATTGCCCAGTTAGGACCCACATAAGACCCTTACAGATCCCACTTAAAGCCCATCTGGGCATCCACGGTTGGTCCCCATGTGGATCCCGGGTGCAAGCCCATGATGGGGCCCACATTTGCCGCCCATGATGACCCCATATGGGCCCCACGTGGCATTGCTGGCTgggcattcattcattcaaacctttcttaacaggaaaaaaaattaggGAGCCCCTCATTTTCAGTGATGCCAAGCataaacaaagacattaaaaacaaccaataagcaaacaaagaacCTTCATGCATATCAATTAAAACAGATAAACTCATACAAAACaagtaacaacaacagcaataaatgatcactaaaagtagaaatacagaGTGATTAACATGTTGTGGTGAAGATGTATcattaaaagcatttacactcaattaaaacaagatcAGAAATAAGGCATTTAAACAGCCTTAAGGGTGGCAGAGTGTCCAAGTTTAAGATCttttgcagattattccatGTATAAGGAGCACTGTAAGAGAATGACATTCTTCCTAGTTCAGTTCTGATTAAGAAAATGTGAAGCAACAGCCTATTCTGTGAGCGAGTAGCAAGATTATGTGGGATCAGAGTTAAATGGATGAAATATAGGGTGGAGGCATCTgcatc
This DNA window, taken from Epinephelus moara isolate mb chromosome 6, YSFRI_EMoa_1.0, whole genome shotgun sequence, encodes the following:
- the LOC126391789 gene encoding chemerin-like receptor 1, with the protein product MMDLMTATPFYHINATDATGRNGSLYEDDDEYDYKDEHAELRQSLNIMSLIVYCLAFVLGVLGNGVVIWVTGFKMKKTVNTVWFLNLAVADFLFTAFLPLSVTYTALDFHWPFGRFMCKLNSTISFLNMFASVYILVVISVDRYVSVVWPVWAQNHRSVQKASGVSLGVWILALILSAPYFIFRDTGPSYNNDDIINCFNNFAFSDDYETPSVNQLRQFRHQAMTITRFLLGFVVPFTVIVSCYAVIIHRLRRNRTLASQSSRPFKIIAAVITTFFLCWAPYHIMALIELVNHMANHASETLDHVTTIGVPIATSLAFLNSCLNPLLYVFMGQDFKDKVRKSILNVLETAFQEEVSRSYTYTNSMVTSRSKEKSVSDAEV